In the Elizabethkingia bruuniana genome, GGATTTGGAAAAACAGAAGTTGCTATCCGTGCTGCCTTTAAAGCTGCTGTAGACGGGAAACAGGTAGCGCTTTTGGTTCCTACAACAATTCTGGCATTTCAGCATTACAGAAGTTTTAAAGAAAGGCTTAAAGACTTCCCTGTTGAGGTCTCTTATCTTAACCGCTTCAGAACAGCAAAACAGAAGAAAGAAACGTTGGAAGGATTAGCTTCCGGCAAAATAGATATTGTAATTGGTACACATCAATTGGTAGGCGCCAGCGTAAAGTTTAAAGATCTGGGATTACTGATTATTGATGAGGAACATAAATTCGGCGTAGCTATAAAGGATAAGCTGAAGACTATGAAAACCAACATTGATACTTTAACGCTTACTGCAACTCCTATCCCGAGAACATTACAGTTTTCTCTGATGGCAGCGCGAGATCTTTCGGTTATTAAAACACCACCGCCTAACCGGCAGCCTGTGGATACTAAATTGGTAGGCTTTAACGAAGAAACTCTGAGAGATGCTATTAGTTATGAATTACAAAGAGACGGACAGGTTTATTTTATTAATAACAGAATAGAAAATCTTAAAGAAATTGCAGGTCTTATCCAGAGATTGGTTCCGGATGCCAGAGTTATTACGGGGCATGGACAAATGGATGGTAAACAGCTGGAAGCAAATATGATGGATTTTATGGAGGGCAAATATGATGTGTTGGTTTCTACTACGATTGTGGAAAGCGGATTGGATGTACCTAATGCCAATACGATTTTCATCAACGATGCACAGCGGTTTGGTATGGCAGACTTGCACCAGATGCGTGGACGTGTAGGACGTAGTAACAGAAAGGCATTTTGTTATCTTATTACTCCACCAATGGATTTGGTTTCTTCAGATGCTCGTAAACGTTTGGAAGCTATTGAACAGTTTTCGGATTTGGGTAGCGGTTTCCATATTGCGATGAAAGATTTAGAAATTCGCGGTGCCGGAGATTTGTTAGGAGGAGATCAGAGCGGTTTTATCAATGAAATGGGCTTCGATACCTATCAGAAAATTATGCAGGAAGCTCTGGAAGAGCTGAAGGATGAAGATATGGAAGGCCTTTTCCAAAATGAAGAAGAGCGCAAAAAGCTTTTCAACTCTGTTAAGGATGTGAATATTGATACCGATTTAGAGCTGATGCTTCCGGATGATTATGTAAATAGTACAGAAGAGCGATTGTTGTTATATCAAAAACTGGCGGATGTAAGGAACGCTGCAGAGCTTAGTCGTTTCGAATATGAGTTGAATGACCGTTTCGGGGCATTACCAAAAGAAGCGATTAACTTACTGAAGAGTATTGAACTGAAATGGTTGGCTGCAGATATAGGATTTGATAAGATAGTGATGAAAAACGGAATCTTCCTTGGGTACTTTCCGGGTAATCCTCAAGATAAGTTTTATCAGAGTGATCGATTTAAAAAGATTATTCAATACCTTGGTTCCAATCCTCAACATGCACAGTTAAAAGAAAAGCATTCACCAGAAGGGAATCAGCTAATGATGCGTAAAGATAAGATTAGTAATGTGGATGAGGTTAATGCTTTGCTAAATAGTATATTGGCATAATAAACTTCATATTTTTTTAAATAAAAACAATGAAATACTTAATCGTAGGCCTTGGTAATAAAGGCGATGAATATAAAGAAACAAGACATAATATAGGCTTTAAAGTTGCAGAAAAGATAGCAGAAGCCATAGATGCACCATTTAATACAACCAATTTTGGGTGGATGGCCGAAGGGAAATACAAAGGAAGAAAAGTCTTTGTCCTAAAGCCGGATACTTATATGAATCTTAGTGGAAATGCTGTACGCTACTGGATGCAGAAAGAAAATATTCCGTTAGAAAATCTGTTGATTGTTACCGATGATTTGGCGTTGCCATTCGGCACCCTGCGAATGAAAATGAAAGGCAGCCATGGCGGGCATAACGGGCTGCGCAATATCGAAGCTGTACTAAATACAGGTCAATATACACGTCTTCGTTTTGGAATTTCTGCAGATTTTAAAGAAGGTCAGCAAGTAGATTATGTTCTGGGTGGCTGGAGTGAAGAAGAAAAAGAAAAGCTGCAGGAAAGAATTGATAAGTTTTCTCAAGCAGCTTTATCTTTTGTATTTGCAGGTATACAGAATACGATGTCCGGTTTTAACGGAAAATAAAATTCTGATTACATAGACCTTTTGTGATCCACTATAACGTGGGATTCTTTGATTTGTTTATAATCTGTTCGGAAGCCAACCAGATTTACAGCTATATTGTTTTCTTTTGCTGTAATATTTGCAAACTCCTGAATAAGATCTAAAACATCTGTGGCAATATAAGATGTACGCTTTCCGTTAATTGTTACCTGCGATCCTGGTTGAATATTCTTCAGGGTCTTTTTGATTGCAGCTTTATTCAGGAAAGATACTTCCTCAGCAAGCTCAATTGTGATAGCATCAGCATCTTCCAACTCCTCACGGCTTAGGTAGTAAGCACGTTTCATATTCCCAAGAAGAATAAAGATAATACTGATTACTAAACCAAGAGCTACACCCTTTAACAGGTCTGTGAAAACGACAGCAAGCATAGTTGCCATAAATGGAATAAACTGATATTTTCCTTTGTCCCAGAAGTGCTTTATTGTTGCAGGTTTTGCCAGCTTATAGCCTACAAGGATAAGGACAGCAGCAAGAGTTGCCAATGGAATCATATTTAGGATTGCAGGAATACTTAGTACACATACTAACAATAGTACACCATGGATAATGGCAGATAATTTGGTTGTAGCACCTGCATTGGCATTCGCTGAACTTCTTACAACTACCGATGTCATAGGTAATCCACCAATAAATGAGCTGATGAGGTTACCAATTCCCTGTGCGCGAAGTTCCTGATTGGTATCAGTAATTCTTTTCTTAAAATCCATTCTGTCCGCAGCTTCAATACAAAGAAGCGTTTCGATAGAGGCTACAATTGCAATTGTAATACCTGTTACCCATACTGCGGGCATTGTAAAACCAGTAAAGTTTGGAAAGGTAATCAATGCTTTGAAGTCTTCTGCAGATTTCGGTACAGGAAGCTTCACCAGGTGATCTGTAGTCACAGCTAAAGAGCTTCCGGAAGACGTAAACAACAGATTAATCACAATCCCTGCTGTCACTGCTACAAGAGCCGCAGGAAGCATTTTTATTTTTTTCAATGCAGGAATTTTGTCCCACACAATCAGAATAGCTATTGAAATTGCAAAAATTAATATTGCTCCCGGATGAATTGCAGAGGCGATTTCATTCATATATGGAACAAGATTGAATCCATTGTCAAATAATGTTTGTTTACCTTCATAGTCCTTGTCGAAGCCTAATGCATGAGGTAGCTGGGTCAGAATAATGATGATCCCGATCCCTGCAAGCATCCCTTCGATAACGGCTGTAGGTATATAATTGGAAATACTTCCGGCTTTTAGGAAGCCTAAGATTAGCTGAGTAGCTCCGGCGATAATTCCGGCACAAAGAAACAGATCAAATGCTCCTAATTCGGTCACTGAAGCCAGGATGATAGCTGTGAGGCCTGCGGCAGGACCGGTTACACTGATGTTAGATGTACTGAGAAAGCCTACAATGATACCGCCGATAATTCCGGCAATAATACCCGATAAAGGTGGGGCACCAGAAGCTAAAGCAATACCTAAACAAAGAGGTAAAGCGACAAGAAAAACAACCAGACCTGATGCAAAGTTGGGTTTAACATCGCTGAATATATTGGTTTTATTTTGTTTCATAATATTAATTTTAATGATGGATCAACACCTTATGTAAAGACATAAAATATTTACCAGCATATCATATATAGAATATGTTGAACCAGAGATTGTTTCAATACTTTTGATATTGAAATGACTGATACATTATACCTGAACTGAGTACAAGTATGTTTTTATTGAAAAATTTGAGAATTCATGGATTAGTTTTTTTTCGCTTGAAAAATAATGATATGAAGATCGATTCTCAATAAATCAATAAAAAGAAAAATTAATTTGGATAAAAAGCTTTGTGTAAAAGCTGTGAAAGAGTGTATTATGCCTCCGGAGGAGGGGAAAATATCATAAGAAGGGGATCTACACGTTTGCTATCGTCGTAAAGAACAAATGCTTTCTTGAGATTGTGGTCCCTATGTATTTTTTGAATTTGCAAAGGCTCGCTGTGTAACTGCTCTTCACTCATTCGTTTGATTTTTACTTCTTCTTCAGAAAGGTTTTGTGACATAGTAGGTAGATCCCAATCCATTAGTTTGGCAATACTCGGTAGTGCCATGAAATTGAGAAAAACTCCTAATATGATAATACTTATATATTTCACTTTCTGAAAATGAAGACTTTATAATGCAAAAATAATGCAAAAATTAATTCACTGATGTTAATTATTTATTACGCATCATCCAATCAGAATTGGTAAGATCGTAAATTTTTTGGATGTCTTTCAGGATGTTTTCAAAATCAATCTCTAAATCAATTAATTTTCCTGTTCTCAAATCGAATACCCATCCGTGTACAATAGGGAAATTTTCAGTGATATATCTTTCCTGTACACAAGCCATTTTGATAACGTTGATACACTGCTCCTGAACGTTTAGCTCAACAAGACGGTCGTATCTTTTGTGCTCGTCTTTAATAGAATCTAGTTCTGCTTGGTGAATTCTGTAAACATCACGAATGTTTCTTAACCAAGGATTTAAAAGTCCTAAATCCTGAGGAGTCATAGCAGCCTTAACACCTCCACAGTTGTAGTGTCCACATACAATAATGTGCTTTACTTTTAAATGTTCTACAGCGTACTGAATAACAGAAGTAGAGCTCATGTCTAAAGTGTTCACAACATTGGCAATGTTACGTGTAACGAATACTTCCCCTGGTTTAGCGCCCATTAGTTCTTCAGCAGTAGCTCTACTGTCTGAGCAACCAATGTAAAGGTACTCCGGAGTTTGTGTTGCGGCAAGATTTGTAAAGAAATCTTGATCCTGAGAGAGTTTGCTCTCTACCCATTTCCGATTGTTCTCGAAAATTTGTTCATAAGAATTTGACATAAATAAAAAATTAAAATTTATTGGGGCTAAAAATATGCAAAATCTGATAGAAAAATTCTATAATTTATCAGGTTTAATATTTTTTTAACATGATATCACTTTACCAGTCAGTATTTCGCATAAAAAAAGCAACAATACATTGTTGCTTTAGAATTATCTAATTTTCTGATTGTACAGTTTTACGTCCAATACTTTTGTAAAAGAAACCATGTTTGGATGGTAACTCAGTAGAGAACATATTACGTCCGTCGAATATAGCTTTGTTTTTTAACTTTTTTGCTATTAGTTCGAAGTTCGGGTTCTTAAATTCCGGCCATTCAGTACAGATTAACAAAGCATCTGCACCTTCCAAAGCGGAATACATATCTTTTGCATAGCTAATTTTGTCACCAAGAATCTTTTGTACATTGCCTTCAGCAATACTGTCAAAAGCTATAACTTCAGCACCTTTTTCAAGTAATAAAGCGATATTGTCTAAAGAAGAAGCCTCACGGATATCGTCGGTATTTGCTTTAAAAGCTAATCCCCACACTGCAATTTTTTTACCTTGTATGTTTCCGTTGAAATATTCCTCGATAGCAGGAACCAGAATTGTTTTTTGTTTTTGGTTAGTTTCTTCAGTGGATTTTAAGATTTCGAAATCGAATCCCTGTTCGCTACCACTTTTTATCAGTGCTTTTACATCTTTAGGAAAACAGCTTCCTCCATATCCGATTCCCGGGAATAAGAAACGATGTCCGATTCTGTTATCAGATCCCATTCCTAATCTTATTTTGTCAACATCAGCCCCTACCATTTCACAGAAGTTAGCAATTTCATTCATGAAGGTAATTTTTACGGCTAAGAATGAGTTGGCTGCATATTTGGTCAGTTCGGAAGATTTTTCATCCATGTAGATGATTGGAATACCGATATTGCTAAAAGGCTCGTACAGATTCGCCATCAAATTTTTAGCTCTTTCGGAGCTGGTGCCTATAACAACCCTGGAAGGATTCATACAGTCTTCAACAGCATAGCCTTCTCTTAAAAATTCAGGATTAGAAACTACATCAAATTCTACGGATGCAAATGCTGCAATAGTCTCCCTTACTCTGTCAGCAGTTCCTACCGGAACAGTACTTTTATTTACGATAACTTTGTAATCCGTAATTAGCTTACCAATATTTTCAGAAACGTTCAGGACGTATGAAAGATCTGCTGAGCCGTCTTCTCCCGGAGGGGTTGGAAGCGCAAGAAAAACAATTTCAGATTGATCCAAAGCTTCTTTAAGATCTGTCGTAAAATGTAAACGTTCTGCCTGAATGTTTCTTAAAAATGTTTCCTCCAGATTAGGCTCATAAATCGGAACAATTCCGTTCTTCATGCCCTCTACTTTCTTTTCATCAATGTCTACGCAGAAAACTGAATTCCCCAGTTCTGCCAGACATGTTCCGGTAACAAGGCCTACATAGCCCGTTCCAACTATCGTAATATTCAATGTTTTGTCTTTAAAAGATAATATGCAAAATTACTAAATAAACTAATCTGTATTTCGCTTTTTTGTGCTTATTTGATTTCTTTAATACTTATTCCAATACCTCCGCTTGGAGCCAGTCTTTTTTTCAGAATAGTAGCGGAGGATACTTTTTGTTTATTTATTTTATAATCTATTGTACTGGTTTTCCAGTCAGCATTCTTTCCGTCTTCATAAATAATAGCTTCAAAATTTCTCCCTTTTG is a window encoding:
- a CDS encoding UDP-glucose dehydrogenase family protein translates to MNITIVGTGYVGLVTGTCLAELGNSVFCVDIDEKKVEGMKNGIVPIYEPNLEETFLRNIQAERLHFTTDLKEALDQSEIVFLALPTPPGEDGSADLSYVLNVSENIGKLITDYKVIVNKSTVPVGTADRVRETIAAFASVEFDVVSNPEFLREGYAVEDCMNPSRVVIGTSSERAKNLMANLYEPFSNIGIPIIYMDEKSSELTKYAANSFLAVKITFMNEIANFCEMVGADVDKIRLGMGSDNRIGHRFLFPGIGYGGSCFPKDVKALIKSGSEQGFDFEILKSTEETNQKQKTILVPAIEEYFNGNIQGKKIAVWGLAFKANTDDIREASSLDNIALLLEKGAEVIAFDSIAEGNVQKILGDKISYAKDMYSALEGADALLICTEWPEFKNPNFELIAKKLKNKAIFDGRNMFSTELPSKHGFFYKSIGRKTVQSEN
- a CDS encoding SulP family inorganic anion transporter → MKQNKTNIFSDVKPNFASGLVVFLVALPLCLGIALASGAPPLSGIIAGIIGGIIVGFLSTSNISVTGPAAGLTAIILASVTELGAFDLFLCAGIIAGATQLILGFLKAGSISNYIPTAVIEGMLAGIGIIIILTQLPHALGFDKDYEGKQTLFDNGFNLVPYMNEIASAIHPGAILIFAISIAILIVWDKIPALKKIKMLPAALVAVTAGIVINLLFTSSGSSLAVTTDHLVKLPVPKSAEDFKALITFPNFTGFTMPAVWVTGITIAIVASIETLLCIEAADRMDFKKRITDTNQELRAQGIGNLISSFIGGLPMTSVVVRSSANANAGATTKLSAIIHGVLLLVCVLSIPAILNMIPLATLAAVLILVGYKLAKPATIKHFWDKGKYQFIPFMATMLAVVFTDLLKGVALGLVISIIFILLGNMKRAYYLSREELEDADAITIELAEEVSFLNKAAIKKTLKNIQPGSQVTINGKRTSYIATDVLDLIQEFANITAKENNIAVNLVGFRTDYKQIKESHVIVDHKRSM
- the pth gene encoding aminoacyl-tRNA hydrolase: MKYLIVGLGNKGDEYKETRHNIGFKVAEKIAEAIDAPFNTTNFGWMAEGKYKGRKVFVLKPDTYMNLSGNAVRYWMQKENIPLENLLIVTDDLALPFGTLRMKMKGSHGGHNGLRNIEAVLNTGQYTRLRFGISADFKEGQQVDYVLGGWSEEEKEKLQERIDKFSQAALSFVFAGIQNTMSGFNGK
- a CDS encoding carbonic anhydrase — protein: MSNSYEQIFENNRKWVESKLSQDQDFFTNLAATQTPEYLYIGCSDSRATAEELMGAKPGEVFVTRNIANVVNTLDMSSTSVIQYAVEHLKVKHIIVCGHYNCGGVKAAMTPQDLGLLNPWLRNIRDVYRIHQAELDSIKDEHKRYDRLVELNVQEQCINVIKMACVQERYITENFPIVHGWVFDLRTGKLIDLEIDFENILKDIQKIYDLTNSDWMMRNK